In Malus sylvestris chromosome 15, drMalSylv7.2, whole genome shotgun sequence, a single genomic region encodes these proteins:
- the LOC126605298 gene encoding PHD finger protein ALFIN-LIKE 4-like, translating into MDGGAPYNPRTVEEVFRDFKGRRAGMIKALTTEVEDFFQQCDPEKENLCLYGFPSEQWEVNLPAEEVPPELPEPALGINFARDGMQEKDWLSLVAVHSDAWLLAVAFYFGARFGFDKADRKRLFNMINELPTIFEVVTGTAKKQVKEKSSNSNHGSNRSKSNSKRGSEPQPRHSKALQSKDVEEDEEEGVEDEEEDEDEHGETLCGACGENYAADEFWICCDICEKWFHGKCVKITPARAEHIKQYKCPSCSNKRAKH; encoded by the exons ATGGACGGCGGTGCTCCGTACAACCCGCGCACGGTGGAGGAGGTCTTCAGAGACTTCAAAGGGCGGAGGGCCGGCATGATTAAAGCTCTCACCACCG AGGTCGAAGACTTTTTTCAGCAGTGTGACCCTG AGAAGGAAAATCTTTGCCTTTATGGATTTCCAAGCGAGCAGTGGGAGGTTAATTTGCCTGCGGAGGAGGTTCCCCCAGAGCTTCCGGAGCCAGCGCTTGGTATCAACTTTGCGAGAGATGGGATGCAAGAAAAGGACTGGTTATCCTTGGTTGCTGTCCACAGTGACGCGTGGTTGCTTGCAGTGGCATTTTATTTTGGTGCTAGGTTTGGATTTGATAAGGCTGATAG GAAACGCCTTTTTAATATGATAAATGAACTTCCAACAATATTCGAGGTTGTGACAGGGACAGCCAAGAAACAAGTGAAGGAGAAGTCATCAAATTCAAATCATGGCAGCAACAGATCTAAGTCAAACTCTAAG CGAGGTTCTGAGCCTCAACCCAGGCATTCAAAGGCATTGCAATCAAAGGACGTGGAGGAGGACGAGGAAGAAGGTgtggaagatgaagaagaggatgaggatgagcATGGGGAGACACTGTGTGGGGCCTGTGGAGAGAACTACGCAGCTGATGAGTTTTGGATTTGCTGCGATATCTGCGAGAAGTGGTTCCATGGTAAGTGTGTCAAGATCACGCCAGCAAGAGCCGAGCATATTAAGCAGTACAAATGCCCATCTTGCAGCAACAAGAGAGCCAAACATTGA
- the LOC126605521 gene encoding uncharacterized protein LOC126605521 yields the protein MSLSAAEDDSASEIHIPADIDWHMLDKSKFFFLGAALFSGVSGALYPIVVLKTRQQVSPTQISCLKMSFAIMRYEGPKGFYRGFGTSLMGTIPARALYMTALEVTKSNVGTVTVRLGFSDTTAMAIANAAAGLSSAMAAQLVWTPIDVVSQRLMVQGCTSSTGHILPSVNSYKYRNGLDAFRKILHADGLRGLYRGFGIASLTYAPSNAVWWASYSVAHRLIWDGYGCYMCKKDESGSGNGSNLRPDCKAMLAVQAFSAGMASGFSALITMPLDTVKTRLQVLDAEENGQRRPLTIMQTVRNLVREGGFAACYRGLGPRWASVAMSSTTMVTTYEFLKRMSTKNQ from the coding sequence GAGCGCGGCCGAGGACGATTCGGCTTCGGAAATCCACATCCCAGCTGATATAGATTGGCATATGCTGGACAAGTCCAAGTTTTTCTTTCTGGGTGCTGCTTTGTTTTCTGGTGTATCAGGTGCTCTGTATCCAATTGTGGTGTTAAAAACCCGTCAGCAAGTGTCACCCACTCAGATTTCTTGCTTGAAGATGTCTTTTGCTATCATGCGCTACGAAGGTCCTAAAGGGTTTTACAGAGGTTTTGGGACCTCTCTGATGGGAACAATTCCGGCTCGAGCGCTTTACATGACGGCGCTTGAAGTTACCAAGAGCAATGTTGGGACTGTGACTGTTAGATTAGGATTTTCGGATACTACAGCTATGGCAATAGCGAATGCTGCTGCAGGGTTGAGCTCAGCCATGGCGGCCCAATTAGTTTGGACCCCGATCGATGTTGTGAGCCAGAGACTCATGGTTCAGGGCTGCACCAGCAGCACCGGACACATCCTCCCCAGTGTGAATTCTTATAAGTACAGAAATGGCCTTGATGCTTTTAGGAAAATTTTACATGCCGATGGATTGAGAGGATTGTACAGGGGATTTGGGATTGCGTCACTGACTTATGCGCCTTCAAATGCGGTTTGGTGGGCTTCTTACTCTGTTGCACACAGACTCATTTGGGATGGTTACGGTTGCTATATGTGTAAGAAAGATGAGAGTGGCTCAGGCAATGGGTCTAATTTGCGTCCTGATTGCAAAGCAATGCTGGCAGTGCAGGCGTTCAGTGCTGGCATGGCAAGTGGGTTTTCTGCTCTGATTACCATGCCGCTGGATACTGTCAAGACGCGCTTGCAAGTTCTGGATGCAGAAGAAAACGGGCAAAGAAGACCGCTGACAATAATGCAGACGGTGAGAAATCTGGTGAGGGAAGGAGGGTTTGCTGCTTGTTACAGAGGGCTAGGGCCTAGGTGGGCTTCAGTGGCAATGTCTTCCACAACCATGGTTACTACCTATGAGTTTCTCAAAAGAATGTCTACCAAGAATCAATAG